The following coding sequences are from one Longimicrobium sp. window:
- a CDS encoding ABC transporter permease, which translates to MQTSREEPAPGAGTAVLEKTRQRRTPRPHSWPERRLASAGRSAERLLEHAGGMATLVWRTLVYLFTGRIPFREFANQVYWMGVGSIPIVMVTGSLAGVVTSQQGGYQFTGNMPLEYLGSVVASSIILELGPVLTAVVLIGRVGARITAELGTMRVSEQIDALYSLGRDPVRTLVAPRIVAGIVSVPILVAIANLVGLYAGMMAAQFTVGLGRQSFFYGASLFWHDWDMFYSLSKALAFGFVIPLVACHMGLATRGGAEGVGRYTTAAVVTMTLGVLILDALFPPLLLN; encoded by the coding sequence ATGCAGACGTCGCGCGAGGAGCCGGCCCCCGGGGCCGGCACCGCGGTTCTCGAAAAAACCAGGCAGCGGCGCACGCCGCGCCCTCACAGCTGGCCCGAGCGGCGGCTGGCCTCGGCCGGGCGCAGCGCCGAGCGGCTGCTGGAGCACGCCGGGGGGATGGCGACGCTGGTGTGGCGCACCCTGGTGTACCTGTTCACGGGGCGCATTCCCTTCCGCGAGTTCGCCAACCAGGTCTACTGGATGGGCGTGGGCTCCATTCCCATCGTCATGGTCACGGGGAGCCTGGCCGGCGTGGTGACCTCGCAGCAGGGCGGCTACCAGTTCACCGGCAACATGCCGCTGGAGTACCTGGGCAGCGTCGTCGCGAGCAGCATCATCCTGGAGCTGGGCCCCGTGCTGACCGCGGTGGTGCTCATCGGCCGGGTGGGCGCGCGCATCACGGCCGAGCTGGGCACCATGCGGGTGTCGGAGCAGATCGACGCGCTGTACTCGCTGGGCCGCGACCCGGTGCGCACGCTGGTGGCCCCGCGCATCGTGGCGGGCATCGTCTCGGTACCCATCCTGGTGGCCATCGCCAACCTGGTGGGGCTGTACGCGGGGATGATGGCCGCGCAGTTCACGGTGGGGCTGGGGCGGCAGTCGTTCTTCTACGGCGCCAGCCTGTTCTGGCACGACTGGGACATGTTCTACTCGCTCTCCAAGGCGCTGGCGTTCGGCTTCGTGATCCCGCTGGTGGCCTGCCACATGGGCCTGGCCACGCGCGGCGGCGCCGAGGGGGTGGGGCGCTACACCACGGCCGCCGTGGTGACCATGACGCTGGGCGTGCTGATCCTGGACGCCCTGTTCCCGCCCCTCCTGCTCAACTGA
- a CDS encoding MlaD family protein, whose translation MIQRADGRAPTAPAHRLSNDDLRAMAPMRAPRREIHVGLFVVIGLLAVLTALFALTDPGTFRGRYHAYTVVKDADGIRKGDPVRLKGVNIGRIRDFQIGPNGVRVSMEFEKEYHVPAGSSVSIVSGGILQSMVAEIQPGTSTERIADGTVLPYVEEAGFAQQAEKVVANSDSVLVAAQALLSQRTVSAVGNSAVEMEQLLRQLTLLATDQRRQLAQLTTSLNASAAGLQGAVSQPELARAIARTDSMTIRLDAATGSLQQAGQSLAALTARVEAGEGTLGKLTTDDQLYQNLNAAVTSLNQLTADIRANPGRYINVRVF comes from the coding sequence ATGATCCAGCGCGCCGACGGCCGGGCGCCCACCGCGCCGGCCCATAGACTTTCCAACGACGACCTGCGGGCGATGGCTCCCATGCGTGCACCGCGACGCGAAATTCACGTCGGGCTCTTCGTGGTGATCGGCCTGCTGGCCGTGCTCACCGCCCTTTTCGCGCTCACCGACCCGGGCACCTTCCGCGGCCGCTACCACGCCTACACCGTGGTCAAGGACGCCGACGGCATCCGCAAGGGCGACCCGGTGCGGCTGAAGGGGGTGAACATCGGCCGCATCCGCGACTTCCAGATCGGGCCGAACGGCGTGCGGGTGAGCATGGAGTTCGAAAAGGAGTACCACGTTCCCGCGGGCTCCAGCGTGTCCATCGTCTCCGGCGGCATCCTGCAGTCCATGGTCGCCGAGATCCAGCCCGGCACCTCCACCGAGCGCATCGCGGACGGCACGGTGCTGCCGTACGTGGAAGAGGCGGGCTTCGCGCAGCAGGCGGAGAAAGTGGTGGCCAACTCCGACAGCGTGCTGGTCGCCGCCCAGGCGCTGCTCAGCCAGCGGACGGTGTCGGCGGTGGGAAACAGCGCGGTGGAGATGGAGCAGCTCCTCCGCCAATTGACGCTGCTGGCCACCGACCAGCGCAGGCAGCTGGCGCAGCTCACCACCAGCCTGAACGCCTCGGCGGCGGGGCTGCAGGGCGCCGTCTCGCAGCCGGAGCTGGCGCGGGCCATCGCGCGCACCGACTCCATGACCATCCGGCTGGACGCGGCCACGGGCTCGCTTCAGCAGGCGGGGCAGTCGCTTGCGGCGCTGACGGCGCGGGTAGAGGCGGGCGAGGGCACACTGGGCAAGCTGACGACCGACGACCAGCTGTACCAGAACCTGAACGCCGCGGTCACCAGCCTCAACCAGCTGACGGCCGACATCCGCGCCAACCCGGGGCGCTACATCAACGTGCGCGTGTTCTGA
- a CDS encoding ABC transporter ATP-binding protein produces the protein MNDVMVDYRDLYKSFDHPVLAGVDLAVGRGETISVVGHSGTGKSVLLKTTIGLIMPDEGDVVVDGQSVCGATRQQMQALRRKVGYVFQNAALFDSMTVFENVAQGLSDEEQRGLGGKGLMGRVVEALELVNLEPRKVLSKLPSQLSGGMRKRVGIARAIIGRPQILLYDEPVTGLDPVNGTVVHRLIARLGAELGVTSIIVTHDIEGTLPISDRVAMLDHGFIRFVGTADEFRDSDDPLVRAFLERDVPDNDELLV, from the coding sequence GTGAACGACGTGATGGTGGACTACCGCGACCTGTACAAGTCGTTCGACCACCCGGTGCTGGCGGGGGTGGACCTGGCCGTGGGGCGGGGGGAGACGATTTCCGTCGTCGGCCACTCGGGCACGGGCAAGAGCGTGCTGCTCAAGACCACCATCGGGCTGATCATGCCCGACGAGGGCGACGTGGTGGTCGACGGGCAGTCGGTGTGCGGCGCCACCCGCCAGCAGATGCAGGCGCTTCGCCGCAAGGTGGGCTACGTGTTCCAGAACGCCGCGCTCTTCGACAGCATGACGGTGTTCGAGAACGTGGCGCAGGGGCTGAGCGACGAGGAGCAGCGCGGCCTGGGCGGCAAGGGGCTGATGGGCCGCGTGGTCGAGGCGCTGGAGCTGGTGAACCTGGAGCCCCGCAAGGTGCTGTCGAAGCTGCCCTCGCAGCTGTCCGGCGGCATGCGCAAGCGGGTGGGGATCGCGCGGGCCATCATCGGCCGCCCGCAGATCCTGCTGTACGACGAGCCGGTGACCGGGCTGGACCCGGTGAACGGCACGGTGGTGCACCGGCTGATCGCGCGGCTGGGCGCCGAGCTGGGGGTGACGTCCATCATCGTCACCCACGACATCGAGGGAACGCTCCCCATCAGCGACCGGGTGGCCATGCTGGACCACGGCTTCATCCGGTTCGTCGGCACTGCCGACGAGTTTCGCGACAGCGACGACCCGCTCGTGCGGGCCTTCCTGGAACGCGACGTACCCGACAACGACGAGCTACTGGTATGA